Part of the Erwinia amylovora genome is shown below.
CGCCCGCCAGCCTGGCAGGAAGGCGGCAGCTGGCAATATGTCTTTGGCACCGATGACGTCGGTCGTGACGTGCTGTCGCGCCTGATTTACGGTGCGCGTTTGTCATTGCTGGTCGGCTGCCTGGTGGTGGTGCTGTCGCTGGTGCTGGGGGTGATTTTTGGCCTGATCGCCGGTTATGTTGGCGGCGTAATTGACGCCGCGATTATGCGCCTGGTGGATATCATGCTGGCGCTGCCCAGCCTGCTGCTGGCGCTGGTACTGGTGGCCATTTTTGGCCCGTCGATCGTCAATGCTTCTCTGGCACTGACCTTTGTGGCGCTGCCGCACTATATCCGCCTGACCCGCGCGGCGGTGCTGGTCGAGGTAACGCGAGATTACGTCACGGCATCGCGCGTGGCGGGGGCCGGTATGCTGCGCCAGATGTTCGTCAACATTTTACCAAACTGCCTGGCACCGCTGATCGTGCAGGCATCTCTCGGTTTCTCCAACGCCATTCTGGATATGGCCGCGCTGGGTTTCCTGGGTATGGGCGCGCAGCCGCCTACGCCGGAATGGGGCACCATGCTCTCCGACGTCTTGCAGTTTGCGCAAAGTGCCTGGTGGGTGGTCACCTTCCCTGGGGTGGCGATCCTGCTGACGGTACTGGCATTTAACCTGATGGGCGACGGCTTACGCGACGCTCTGGACCCGAAACTCAAACAGTAGGCAGCGAGATGGCACTATTAACTGTAGATAAGCTTTCGGTGCATTTCGGCGACGAAAACGCACCGTTCCGCGCCGTAGACCGCATCAGCTACCAGGTTGAACAGGGCCAGGTAGTGGGGATTGTCGGTGAGTCCGGCTCCGGTAAGTCCGTCAGTTCGCTGGCGATCATGGGGCTGATTGACTATCCCGGCAAGGTGATGGCCGGGAAGCTGGAGTTTAATCAGCGCGATCTGCAACGGCTCTCCGAAAAACAGCGCCGCCAGCTGGTGGGTTCTGAAGTGGCGATGATTTTCCAGGACCCGATGACCAGCCTCAACCCGTGTTACACCGTGGGTTACCAGATCATGGAGGCCATCAAGGTGCATCAGGGCGGCAATCGCCGTACCCGACGCCAGCGTGCTATCGATCTGCTGGATCAGGTGGGCATCCCGGACCCGGCTTCGCGACTGGATGTCTACCCGCACCAGCTGTCTGGCGGCATGAGCCAGCGCGTGATGATCGCGATGGCGATTGCCTGTCGGCCAAAGCTGCTGATTGCCGATGAGCCGACCACCGCGCTGGATGTGACCATTCAGGCGCAGATCATTGAGCTGTTGCTCGATCTGCAACGCCAGGAAGATATGGCGCTGATCCTGATCACTCACGATCTGGCGCTGGTGGCAGAAGCCGCGCAGCATATTATTGTGATGTATGCCGGCCAGGTGGTAGAAACCGGTAAAGCGCGGGATATCTTCAAGGCTCCGCGCCATCCCTATACTCAGGCGTTGCTGCGTGCGCTGCCGGAATTTGCTGCTGATAAAGCGCGGCTTGCGTCACTGCCTGGCGTAGTGCCCGGCAAGTACGATCGGCCGAACGGCTGCCTGCTGAATCCACGCTGCCCCTATGCTAAAGAGCGCTGCCGTAGTGAAGAACCCCCTCTGCGTGATATTGCCGGGCGGCAGTCCAAATGTCATTTCCCTCTGGACGATGCCGGGAGGCCCTCTTATGAAGCCTGAACACGATAAACCGACCCTGCTGATGCAGGCTATCGATCTGAAAAAGCACTATCCGGTGAAAAAAGGGCTGTTTGGCCAGCAGCAGCTGGTCAAAGCGCTTGATGGCGTATCGTTTGACCTGGAGCGCGGCAAAACGCTGGCGGTAGTGGGGGAGTCCGGCTGCGGTAAATCCACGCTGGGCCGCCTGCTGACCATGATTGAACCCCCAACGGAAGGTCAGCTGTTTTATCAGGGCCAGGATCTGCTGCTGCACGATCCGCAGGCGGCGAAACTGCGCCGTCAGAAAATTCAGATCGTATTCCAGAACCCGTACGGATCGCTTAATCCGCGCAAAAAGGTCAGCCAGATCCTGGAAGAGCCTTTAGTGATTAATACCAGCCTGACCCGTGCCGAACGGCGGGAGAAAACGCTGGAGATGATGGCGAAGGTGGGGCTGAAAACCGAGCATTACGACCGTTACCCGCATATGTTCTCCGGCGGCCAGCGGCAGCGTATTGCCATCGCGCGTGGATTAATGCTGGATCCGGACGTGCTGATTGCCGACGAGCCGGTATCGGCGCTGGACGTTTCAGTGCGTGCGCAGGTGCTGAATCTGATGATGGATCTGCAACAGGACCTCGGCCTGTCTTACATCTTCATCTCTCACGATCTGTCAGTGGTGGAGCATATTGCCGATGAGGTGATGGTGATGTATCTCGGTCGCTGCGTGGAGAAGGGCAGTAAAGAGGCCATTTTTGCCAATCCGCGCCACCCTTACACGCAGGCGCTGCTGTCGGCGACCCCACGCCTTAACCCGGACCAGCGCCGCGAGCGTATCAAACTGACCGGAGAGCTGCCAAGCCCGCTCAATCCACCGCCGGGCTGCGCGTTTAATGCACGCTGTCGCCGCCGCTTTGGCACCTGTGTACAGCTGCAGCCTAAGCTGCAAAACTTCGCTGGCCAGCAAATCGCCTGTTTTGCCGTCGAGCAGGACGAAGGTCGGTTACCCTGAATGCTGCCCGGGGGGCGCTGGTTGCCCCCCTTATTGTCAAACGGTCGGCGGTCGCGACGTTCTTCCCCATCCTCTGTTTAAACAGTGATTTTGTTTATCATTCTCCCGCGTTTTTGCCCATATTCCTGACAGACAGCGTGGCATGCTTAAGAAAAATGCATGAATCCTTCGCGGCTGCTTAGTTGGATCAAAAGCAGACTGCCGGTGACTGATTCTGTCCGGTTGCTTGCTGGCAATGAAGCTCGGTTCTGTTGAGACGCTTTGTTGATTGTTACGGCAAATTTTTTCAAACAGCGGAGGAGACCAGCAGAGGGTGAGATAAAAAATGGAAAACGAGATGTGAAATAAAGGTAAATGTTTTATGCATTGTAATAACATAAATCAGGACAGGGTAAAGCTATGGAATAACATGGCTAATTAATGCCACCTTTCGTTCAGGATAATCGGGCCTCATTAAATAAATTGATTATCGGCTTTGGGTTATTCTTAATAATTGTTTTTAATGGGATTACTCTTATCTTGTAAGATTAATCTTAATAGAATTATGTGTTATTGCCGCTGTTGTGTTACATTCGTTTCAAATTTCCTACCTTGGGGATCATACTGATGAAAAGTTATGATGACCTGCAGCGTTTTAAAGAAAAAACACAAACAAAAAAAATTGATTTTAAAGACATGTCCGAGCATTTTTTTAACGCCAAAAGTAGCCCCTGGCCGTTGATTAAACAGCTGGCGGACGAAGGTGCAGAGTCGGTATTGCATAACATTCCACTCATTGATGCACCGCAAGCGGTGGGGCCTGCTGCCTTTACGGCTTACCCGGTCAGTGAAAAACCGCTAAAGCCCTTCAGCAGCCGGCCATTCACTGCGGCGCCGGGGGCTTCAGACAAGGTCGGTGCAACGCTGTTGGACAGTATTGCTGCTTCTTTACCGTTGGTTGAGGCTACTCCGCTGGCAGTGCAACCGGCGGTTAAAGTTAACGAAGACGCGCCCGCAGCCCGGCCAGAGATCGCCACGGCGCGGATCACCCCCGGCGGCAGTCAGTTATTCCGCTCGCCCGTTGCATCGGCGTCCGGTGCACTGTCGAAAGACACGTTGTTATCCCCCCTGCTGGAGAAAATTGCCTCATGCCGTTAGTTTGTGTTTGCTCACCTAAAGGCGGAGTGGGTAAAACCACCATGGTGGCTAACCTCGCCCACGCTCTTGCTCGCGGCGGCAGTAAAGTGCTTGCCATTGACTTTGATGTACAGAATGCTTTGCGCCTGCACTTTGGCGTCCCGTTGTCTGACGGTCGTGGTTTTGTGGCGAAATCGGCGCAATCATCTGACTGGAGCCAGTCTATCCTCACTACCGGCGGCAATATTTTCGTCTTGCCATACGGTGAAGTCACAGAGGAACAACGCCTTGACTTTGAAGATCGTCTGACCAAAGACGCTAACTTCGTTGCCAGGGGGCTGCATACCGTACTCAACTATCCGGGGCTGATCATTATTGCCGACTTTCCGCCGGGGCCGGGGCCGGCATTAAAGGCAATGACGGCGCTTGCTGATTTGCATTTGGTGGTGCTGATGGCTGATACCGCCTCGCTGGCGCTGTTGCCGCAGATTGAAAATGAAAAAATGATCGGCGGCGTGCTGAATCAACGTGCCGGCCACTCCTTCGTGCTTAACCAGTGCGACAACCGCCGACATATCAGCCGCGATGTCACCGCCTTTATGCAGCAACGCCTTGGCGAAAAGCTAATGGGCGTGGTTAACCGGGATGAAAGCGTGGCAGAAGCTAACGCGTCACAACAGTCTGTTTTCGAATTTAATCCGGTTTCCGCCGCCGCCTTTGATATTGAACTGATCGGTCAGCGCCTTATGGCAGTGCTTGATATCAAAGTCGGCAACGGGGAAATGCACGCCCCGTTAAATAACCATTAGCTGGCGGATTGATTATTGGGCAGGGAGGCCCGAGGACGTGTGGCGAGTTTGTCACGTATGATAACGATATGCTTTCCAGGATGACTCATGAATAAAGTCCTGTTTTATCTGCTGTTGCTGATATTGTTCCCGCTGGCTGCGGTTATTGTGATTGTTCCTATGGACAGCCAAAAGCAATATATCTTTGGCCTGGTTTCCATCGCGCTGCTGTTTTTATTAGGCTTTAGCAAAAGCAGAAAAGTTTCCCTGGTGATGGTTGTCCTCTCCTCGCTGATGTCGACCCGCTATATTTACTGGCGCGCCTCAGAAACGTTGCACTTTAATTCAGAAGTGGAAGCCATTTTGGGTATTGGCTTATTTATTGCCGAGCTTTACGTCTGGCTTATATTAATTCTTGGCTACCTGCAAACATCATGGCCGCTTAAGCGCACCATCCAACCGCTGCCGGATGATGTCAGCCTGTGGCCCACGGTTGATGTCTATGTTCCCAGCTACAACGAAAGCCTCGACGTAGTCCGTGATACCGTCCTGGCGGCGCAATGTATCGACTATCCGCAGGATAAAATTAAGGTTTACCTGCTGGATGACGGTAAACGCAGTGAGTTTGCGCGCTTCGCCGCCGATGCGGGCGTGGGCTATATCACCCGGGATAACAACAGCCACGCGAAAGCCGGTAACCTCAACCACGCCATGCAAATCACTAAAGGCGAGCTGATTTGTGTGTTTGACTGTGACCATGTTGCCACCCGGACCTTTCTGCAGGCAACGGTGGGTGCTTTCCTGAAAGACGATAAGCTGGCGTTGTTACAGACGCCGCACTACTTCTATTCGCCGGACCCCTTTGAACGTAACCTGAAAGCCGCTCGTGAAATTCCGAATGAAGGTGCGCTGTTCTATGGCCCGGTACAGCAGGGTAACGATAACTGGAATGCCACCTTCTTCTGCGGTTCCTGTGCGGTTATTCGCCGTGGCGCGCTGGAAGAAATTGGCGGCTTTGCGGTAGAAACAGTGACTGAGGATGCGCATACCGCACTGAAAATGCAGCGCCGGGGTTGGCGCACGGCTTTCCTCGCCATCCCGCTGGCGGCCGGTCTGGCCACCGAGCGTCTTGGGCTGCATATTATTCAGCGAACCCGCTGGGCGCGTGGCATGACGCAGATATTTCGCGTCGATAACCCGCTGCTCGGCCGTGGTCTTAAATGGCAGCAGCGCCTGTGCTACCTCAACGCCATGCTGCATTTCCAGTTTGGCCTGCCGCGCGTGGTGTTCCTGACCGCACCACTGGCTTATTTGCTGTTTAATCTTAATATTATCCACTCATCGGCCAGCCTGATCTTCGCTTATGTGTTACCGCATCTGGTGATGTCACTGTACGTTAACGCACGCATCAATGGCCGTTTCCGCGCCAGCTTCTGGGGGGAAATATACGAAACGGTGATGGCGTTCCATCTGATTATTCCTACGCTGCTGACGATGATTTCACCTAAACACGGTAAGTTTAACGTCACGGATAAAGGCGGCCTGCTGGACGTTGGTTTCTTTGACTTCAACATTGTGCGCCCGCACGTCATTTGTGCCCTGTTACTGCTTGCCGGCGTGGTCAGCGGCATCGTTCGCGCTACGGCACAGGATTACTTCGGCGTTGACCGCTATGTGATCGCGCTCAACGTCGGCTGGGCTACCTTCAGCCTGATTATTCTGATGGCGGCGATTGCCGTGGCGCGTGAAACCAAACAGGTGCGTAAAACCATCCGCATAGATGCCGATCTGCCCGCAATTGTACACTATGCCAGCGGCATCTCCTCACGTACTCATACCATCAATCTGTCAATGGGCGGCGCCCAGATCCACGCGCCGGACCAGCGCCACGAAAATGATGGCATTGAAGCGATCGATGTGATTCTGCATTCTGCCACCATCTCAATTCCGGTGCAGTATATCGACGCGCACGACGGAATAATCCGCCTGCAGTTTGAGGAAATGCCGCTGGCGCGGCGGCGTGAGCTGGTGCGCGTGGTGCTGTCGCGTGCCGATGCGTGGCTTAAACCGCAGCAGTATCAGGATAATCCGCTACGTTCGCTGTTGAACATTGTTCGCACCGTATTTGAGCTGTTCTGGCTGTCGTGGAAAGACCGCCGCGCGAAGAAAAAACGCCAGGCACAAATGAAAGAGGATGGCGCGGCATGAAGCAATTAATCGTACGCGCACTCTGCCTGTATACGCTGTTAACCCCCGGTGGCGTTCAGGCAGATGCGGCCAGCGTTACCGGGGATAGCAATGCGCTGGCAACTATTCCGCCGCCGGTGGATGTTGTTTCCGCTGCGCCGGGAGCGATCCCGGCACCTCAACCTTCCCGGGCAGGCATCGAGCCACAGCAGGGCCATCCACCCGGTGCGGTGATGCCAAACGACCCGTTGGCGGGCAATGGCAGCGTACTGCCCGAGGATCCACCCCTTTCAGCCGTGGCCGATGAGCAGCCTGCTACGTCGATGTCTGCGCTAAACCAGCCGACATCCAGCATCCTTAGCGTAGCCGAGATGGGCCAGAAGCAGGGGATTACCCTGAGCGGCGGGCAGCTGCAGTCCGGCATCATCTTTACCTTGCCCAACGATGAAGTCATTACTCATGCGCGGCTGAACCTGTCGCTGAAGGTGTCGCAGGCGCTGGCGGCGCGCAATACCTCACTGCAGCTGATGCTTAACGGCCAACCGCTTGGTACGCTGCCGCTGGGTGCGACAGAGAACAACAGCGAAGACTACGAGCTGGAAATCCCGGCGGCGATGGTGGTTTCCAGCAATAATCTGAGCTTTAAAATCAACGATGCGGATCGGCTGATGTGTGAGCGTGACAGCACCCGCTTATATCAGGTGACGATCCTGCCGAAATCCACGCTGGCGCTTGA
Proteins encoded:
- the bcsQ gene encoding cellulose biosynthesis protein BcsQ gives rise to the protein MPLVCVCSPKGGVGKTTMVANLAHALARGGSKVLAIDFDVQNALRLHFGVPLSDGRGFVAKSAQSSDWSQSILTTGGNIFVLPYGEVTEEQRLDFEDRLTKDANFVARGLHTVLNYPGLIIIADFPPGPGPALKAMTALADLHLVVLMADTASLALLPQIENEKMIGGVLNQRAGHSFVLNQCDNRRHISRDVTAFMQQRLGEKLMGVVNRDESVAEANASQQSVFEFNPVSAAAFDIELIGQRLMAVLDIKVGNGEMHAPLNNH
- the bcsO gene encoding cellulose biosynthesis protein BcsO; the encoded protein is MKSYDDLQRFKEKTQTKKIDFKDMSEHFFNAKSSPWPLIKQLADEGAESVLHNIPLIDAPQAVGPAAFTAYPVSEKPLKPFSSRPFTAAPGASDKVGATLLDSIAASLPLVEATPLAVQPAVKVNEDAPAARPEIATARITPGGSQLFRSPVASASGALSKDTLLSPLLEKIASCR
- the dppD gene encoding dipeptide ABC transporter ATP-binding protein, whose protein sequence is MALLTVDKLSVHFGDENAPFRAVDRISYQVEQGQVVGIVGESGSGKSVSSLAIMGLIDYPGKVMAGKLEFNQRDLQRLSEKQRRQLVGSEVAMIFQDPMTSLNPCYTVGYQIMEAIKVHQGGNRRTRRQRAIDLLDQVGIPDPASRLDVYPHQLSGGMSQRVMIAMAIACRPKLLIADEPTTALDVTIQAQIIELLLDLQRQEDMALILITHDLALVAEAAQHIIVMYAGQVVETGKARDIFKAPRHPYTQALLRALPEFAADKARLASLPGVVPGKYDRPNGCLLNPRCPYAKERCRSEEPPLRDIAGRQSKCHFPLDDAGRPSYEA
- the bcsA gene encoding UDP-forming cellulose synthase catalytic subunit produces the protein MNKVLFYLLLLILFPLAAVIVIVPMDSQKQYIFGLVSIALLFLLGFSKSRKVSLVMVVLSSLMSTRYIYWRASETLHFNSEVEAILGIGLFIAELYVWLILILGYLQTSWPLKRTIQPLPDDVSLWPTVDVYVPSYNESLDVVRDTVLAAQCIDYPQDKIKVYLLDDGKRSEFARFAADAGVGYITRDNNSHAKAGNLNHAMQITKGELICVFDCDHVATRTFLQATVGAFLKDDKLALLQTPHYFYSPDPFERNLKAAREIPNEGALFYGPVQQGNDNWNATFFCGSCAVIRRGALEEIGGFAVETVTEDAHTALKMQRRGWRTAFLAIPLAAGLATERLGLHIIQRTRWARGMTQIFRVDNPLLGRGLKWQQRLCYLNAMLHFQFGLPRVVFLTAPLAYLLFNLNIIHSSASLIFAYVLPHLVMSLYVNARINGRFRASFWGEIYETVMAFHLIIPTLLTMISPKHGKFNVTDKGGLLDVGFFDFNIVRPHVICALLLLAGVVSGIVRATAQDYFGVDRYVIALNVGWATFSLIILMAAIAVARETKQVRKTIRIDADLPAIVHYASGISSRTHTINLSMGGAQIHAPDQRHENDGIEAIDVILHSATISIPVQYIDAHDGIIRLQFEEMPLARRRELVRVVLSRADAWLKPQQYQDNPLRSLLNIVRTVFELFWLSWKDRRAKKKRQAQMKEDGAA
- the dppF gene encoding dipeptide ABC transporter ATP-binding subunit DppF; this encodes MKPEHDKPTLLMQAIDLKKHYPVKKGLFGQQQLVKALDGVSFDLERGKTLAVVGESGCGKSTLGRLLTMIEPPTEGQLFYQGQDLLLHDPQAAKLRRQKIQIVFQNPYGSLNPRKKVSQILEEPLVINTSLTRAERREKTLEMMAKVGLKTEHYDRYPHMFSGGQRQRIAIARGLMLDPDVLIADEPVSALDVSVRAQVLNLMMDLQQDLGLSYIFISHDLSVVEHIADEVMVMYLGRCVEKGSKEAIFANPRHPYTQALLSATPRLNPDQRRERIKLTGELPSPLNPPPGCAFNARCRRRFGTCVQLQPKLQNFAGQQIACFAVEQDEGRLP
- the dppC gene encoding dipeptide ABC transporter permease DppC, whose translation is MSVVEPGSVDAAPKPMTPLQEFWHYFKRNKGAVIGLVYVVLMIAIALFANVLAPHAPAEQFRDALLRPPAWQEGGSWQYVFGTDDVGRDVLSRLIYGARLSLLVGCLVVVLSLVLGVIFGLIAGYVGGVIDAAIMRLVDIMLALPSLLLALVLVAIFGPSIVNASLALTFVALPHYIRLTRAAVLVEVTRDYVTASRVAGAGMLRQMFVNILPNCLAPLIVQASLGFSNAILDMAALGFLGMGAQPPTPEWGTMLSDVLQFAQSAWWVVTFPGVAILLTVLAFNLMGDGLRDALDPKLKQ